Proteins encoded by one window of Simiduia curdlanivorans:
- a CDS encoding HAD family hydrolase, which produces MQRLNGIIFDLDGTLADSQLNFTAICDELAIPHQTPLLEYQQSLSCPHAVARVQSVIEKHEMAGAACATWIADAEAVLNKLAAAKVPMAIVTRNMRKATQLTVQKLKIPIELIITREDCQAVKPHPEALLSIAQQWQIPTQQLAYVGDYKFDLEAAQRAGMRAILWRNHSNAHFIAQADHAIERFEELFNYLDQASI; this is translated from the coding sequence GTGCAGCGATTAAACGGCATTATCTTTGACCTAGACGGCACCCTAGCCGACTCGCAGCTGAACTTCACCGCCATCTGCGATGAACTCGCCATCCCCCATCAAACACCGCTACTCGAATATCAACAAAGCCTGTCTTGCCCGCACGCCGTGGCGAGAGTTCAAAGCGTGATTGAAAAACATGAAATGGCCGGTGCCGCCTGCGCGACCTGGATTGCAGATGCCGAAGCCGTATTAAACAAACTCGCCGCCGCCAAGGTGCCCATGGCCATTGTGACGCGCAACATGCGCAAAGCCACTCAGCTTACGGTGCAAAAACTCAAGATTCCGATCGAGCTGATTATCACCCGCGAAGATTGCCAAGCAGTAAAACCGCACCCAGAGGCGTTGCTCAGCATTGCCCAGCAGTGGCAAATTCCAACACAACAACTGGCCTATGTAGGCGATTATAAATTCGACCTAGAAGCCGCACAGCGGGCCGGCATGCGCGCTATCTTATGGCGCAACCACAGCAACGCTCATTTTATTGCCCAAGCAGATCACGCAATAGAGCGCTTCGAAGAGCTTTTTAATTACCTGGATCAGGCGTCTATATAA
- a CDS encoding NAD(P)/FAD-dependent oxidoreductase, which produces MSAGIDGAPAASYWRATATEPDYRTPAPKAVYDAAIVGAGYTGLTAAIALAHKGLSVALIDAQQPGWGASGRNGGFCCLGGDHLGIGAIEKRFGTEQAQRYVQAQLAAIAQVKRNCEDFNISADICGIGETLLAHREKTQAQLHQTQAAFQQHYGLEAQLLSSVELKQRGQCASASFAGLHMPAGFGLHPLKYCYGLVRAAQNLGVDFYNNHTVAALKHTSGRRQLNTSRGQLNARKVLMATNGYTQDAMHPSLNGRVLPALSNILVTRPLTQQELDSQGWWSTNPSYDTRNLLYYFRLLPDQRFLFGGRGGIRQSEASFAARRKQHGVDFQRYFPAWAQVDVDYFWRGHVALARQQTPHIAALGDELYCALAYHGNGVAMASWSGHKAAALMLKDAAAIAEVPAFMQNKPKAFPLPQLRTGYLAAAYLAYNCVD; this is translated from the coding sequence ATGTCTGCAGGCATAGATGGCGCGCCCGCTGCTAGCTACTGGCGCGCCACCGCCACCGAGCCGGATTACCGCACACCAGCACCGAAGGCAGTTTACGATGCCGCCATTGTTGGCGCTGGCTACACCGGCTTAACTGCCGCCATCGCACTGGCCCACAAGGGTCTAAGTGTCGCACTTATCGACGCTCAACAACCGGGCTGGGGCGCCAGTGGGCGCAATGGTGGCTTCTGTTGCCTTGGCGGTGATCATTTGGGCATTGGCGCTATCGAAAAGCGCTTTGGTACCGAACAAGCGCAGCGCTACGTGCAAGCACAACTCGCCGCCATCGCACAGGTCAAACGCAACTGTGAAGATTTCAACATTAGTGCGGATATCTGCGGCATCGGCGAGACTCTCTTGGCCCATCGCGAAAAAACGCAGGCGCAATTGCACCAAACCCAAGCGGCGTTTCAGCAACACTACGGACTAGAAGCGCAGCTACTTTCATCGGTCGAACTGAAACAGCGTGGCCAATGCGCCAGCGCCAGTTTTGCCGGGCTACATATGCCGGCAGGCTTCGGTTTACACCCGCTCAAATATTGCTACGGCCTAGTGCGAGCGGCGCAAAATTTAGGCGTGGATTTTTATAATAACCACACCGTCGCCGCGCTCAAACACACATCAGGTCGCCGGCAACTGAACACAAGCCGAGGCCAGCTAAACGCGCGAAAAGTACTGATGGCGACTAACGGCTACACCCAAGACGCCATGCACCCCAGCCTCAACGGGAGGGTGTTGCCTGCGCTCAGCAACATTTTAGTCACCCGCCCCTTAACGCAGCAGGAGTTAGACAGCCAAGGCTGGTGGTCGACCAACCCCAGCTACGACACCCGCAACTTGCTGTATTATTTCCGCCTACTACCAGATCAACGGTTTTTATTCGGCGGCCGCGGCGGCATTCGACAAAGCGAGGCCAGTTTTGCGGCCAGACGCAAGCAGCATGGGGTAGATTTCCAGCGCTACTTCCCCGCTTGGGCGCAAGTTGACGTAGACTATTTTTGGCGCGGTCACGTTGCATTAGCGCGCCAGCAAACACCCCACATCGCAGCACTGGGGGATGAACTTTACTGCGCACTGGCGTACCACGGCAACGGCGTCGCCATGGCTAGCTGGAGCGGCCACAAAGCCGCGGCATTAATGCTAAAAGATGCAGCTGCCATAGCCGAGGTTCCTGCATTTATGCAGAACAAGCCCAAGGCCTTTCCGCTGCCGCAACTGCGCACGGGTTATCTTGCCGCCGCCTATTTGGCCTATAACTGCGTGGACTGA